In a genomic window of Colius striatus isolate bColStr4 chromosome 2, bColStr4.1.hap1, whole genome shotgun sequence:
- the LOC104562414 gene encoding left-right determination factor 1 yields the protein MDARVTRMLYVLCLIITVQAFTQEGFKEVLLKQLGLSEVPTFHKRDLVDLVIPDHVTNRYISMLKRHRVKRRALPSLAGILRGTPGNAEAFYSDSTTRQHLIFDMEGRIPKNSEVTMAELKLFKKPLDRANLPVKQPHRPVSNARVSVYWVQRHHDGTNRTSLIDSRLVPIRESGWRNFDVTQAVHYWLRNKRREPMFLEVWIEGERAGSHASEMAKAVHFTSQDPKDKALGKPELVLYTLDLEDYGGPGDCPEEAVAGKFTCCRQKHYISFRELSWAQHWIIEPAGYQAYRCSGGCRQPPSLLRRFGYRERTCAVAETSPLPMIYLVKRGNRTEIQVAEFPNMVVEKCSCVTNGVALV from the exons ATGGACGCCAGGGTCACTCGGATGCTCTATGTGCTTTGCCTGATCATCACGGTCCAAGCCTTTACCCAGGAAGGATTCAAGGAGGTGTTGCTGAAGCAGCTGGGGCTCTCTGAGGTCCCTACATTTCATAAGAGGGACTTGGTGGATTTAGTTATCCCAGACCACGTAACGAACAGATACATCTCCATGCTGAAGCGCCACAGGGTGAAGCGCCGAGCTTTGCCGAGCCTGGCTGGCATCCTCAGGGGCACCCCTGGCAACGCAG AAGCCTTCTACTCTGACTCCACCACTCGCCAGCATCTGATCTTTGACATGGAGGGCAGAATACCTAAAAACAGTGAAGTGACAATGGCTGAACTGAAGCTCTTCAAAAAGCCTCTGGACAGAGCAAACCTGCCTGTCAAGCAGCCTCACAGGCCCGTCTCCAACGCCAGAGTCAGCGTGTACTGGGTGCAACGGCATCACGATGGTACCAACAGGACTTCCCTGATAGACTCCAG GCTGGTTCCTATCCGCGAGTCGGGCTGGAGGAACTTTGATGTGACGCAGGCCGTGCATTACTGGCTGCGAAACAAGAGGCGGGAGCCAATGTTCCTGGAGGTCTGGATTGAAGGAGAAAGAGCCGGCAGCCACGCCTCGGAGATGGCCAAAGCCGTGCACTTCACCTCTCAGGACCCCAAGGACAAAGCCCTAGGCAAACCTGAGCTAGTGCTTTACACCCTTGACTTGGAAGACTATGG GGGCCCTGGGGACTGCCCGGAGGAGGCGGTGGCAGGGAAATTCACCTGCTGCCGGCAGAAACACTACATCAGCTTCCGTGAGCTCTCCTGGGCGCAGCACTGGATCATCGAGCCGGCCGGGTACCAGGCTTACCGCTGctcagggggctgcaggcagcctcCCAGCCTGCTGCGGCGCTTCGGCTACAGGGAGCGCACCTGCGCCGTGGCAGAGACCTCCCCGCTCCCCATGATCTACCTTGTCAAGAGGGGCAACCGCACTGAGATCCAGGTGGCCGAGTTTCCCAACATGGTCGTGGAGAAGTGCAGCTGCGTCACTAATGGTGTGGCACTGGTGTGA